From Streptomyces sp. SAI-135:
GCCGTCGCCGCCATCTCCGACAGGGGCTGCCGGACCGTGGTGAGGGCCGGAGTGGTCCAGCGGGCCTCGGGGAGGTCGTCGAAGCCCACGACGCTGATGTCCTCGGGCACCCGCAGACCCCGTTCGGCCACGGCCTCGTAGACGCCGAGCGCCATGTGGTCGGAGCAGACGAAGACGGCGGTGGGCGGTTCGGGCAGATCGAGGAGCTCCAGCGTGCGGCGGCGGGCCGCGCTCTCGTCGGGGCCGGCGTGCCGGACGTACTCGGGACGCTGCCGTATGCCCGCCGAGGCGAGCGCGGAACGGTAGCCCGCCACGCGCGCGCTGCTGCACATCCTGCGCTGGTGACCGGCCACGACCGCGATGCGCTCGTGGCCCAGGGCGAGCAGGTGCTCGGTCGCCGTCACCCCGCCCTGCCAGTTCGCCGCCCCCACCGAGACCACGCCCGCCGGCGGCTCCAGGAGCGGGTCGATGAGGACGTAGGGGATGCGGTGCTGGTCCAGCCAGCCGTACTGCGGGGGCGACAGTTCGGCCAGGTTGAACAGCACTCCGGAGGAGCCGCGTGCGGTGAGCTTGTCCATCCAGCCGCGGTCCGGGCGTCCCGCCCGGATCCGGGGCAGCCCGGCCGAGACCACCACCTCCAGGCCCGCGTCGTGGGCGGCCGCCTCGACGCCGTGCAGCACCGCTCCCGACCAGGAGGTCTCCAGCGAGTGCACGACCAGGTCGACGAGCCCGGACGACTTCGCCGCGTCGAACCTCGGTCTGCGCACATAGCCCAGCCGGTCCAGTGCCTCGGTGACCCGGCGGCGGGTCTCGGGGGCCACGTCCTCGCGGCCGTTGACCACCTTGGAGGCGGTCGGCACGGACACGCCCGCCTCCCGGGCCACGACCGCCAGCGTGGGACCGGCCGCCACGCTCGCACTCCCCGTGCGGACCATCGGGAACCACCTCTCCGGCCCGCCCGAGGGCCATGAAAGTTTCGACCAGCGTGGAAACAGTAAGCGCTTCCTACCCTAGGTTCGCCCGCTGGAGTCGGGAAGAGGTCGGGCTTGGCGGGTCCGCGGGTCCCCGGACTTTCGAAACGTCGAACGCTGAACGCCGCCCGCGGCTCGGACGGGACCCGGTGAAGGTGGCTGTGAAGGTCGCGTCGACCAGATCCACGGCGTGGATTCCGGCCATCGCTCCCGCGAACCGGAGCCTGAACCCGTCGTCGTCGGAGAGGCGGGTGAGTCCAGCTCCGGGCCGACGGGCGTCCATGTGCCGTCCGCGCCCGGGTGTCGGAAACGAGCCACCCGCCCCTCGCTGGGGCTCCCGGCGTGAAGGCGCTTTCTGCGTCCGCCTCGTCCCACGCCGTACGCCAAGCAGCCCCCGCACCACGCTCTGCACCGGAATACGGAGCCGACATGTGGTGCTCTGTTGTTCACGGTGCAGTAGCGCGTGAGGAGGCCGGCGGATGACAGCAGTCCAGGCGGACCCCGTGGTCGGCACGCCGTACGGGCGGGTACGCGGCCGGTACGAGAACCAGGTCGCGGTGTTCCGGGGCATCCCCTACGCGGCCCCGCCCTTCGGCCCCCGCCGGTTCCGGCCGCCGGAGCCGCCCGAGCGCTGGGACGGGGTGCGCGACACGGTCGCCTTCGGGCCGACGGCGCCGAAACCGCCGTACTCCGAGGCCTTCGCGCAGTACCTCTCCGACCCCTTCGTGCCCGGCGACGACTGCCTCAACCTCAACGTGTGGACGCCCGAGCCCGGACCGGGGGCCCGGCTGCCGGTCCTGGTGTGGCTGCACGGCGGCGCACTGACCAGGGGGTCCTCCGCGGTGCCGGTGTACGACGGGCACGCCTTCGCCCGGGACGGCATCGTGTTCGTCTCGGTGAACTACCGGCTCGGCGTCGAGGGCTACGGCCTCTTCCCGGACACCCCCGCCAACCCGGGTCTGCGCGACCAGCTCGCCGCGCTGCAGTGGGTCCACGAGGCGATCGGGGCCTTCGGCGGCGACCCGGCGCGCGTCACGCTGGCCGGGCAGTCGGCCGGCGCCATCAGCGCCGGCGCCCTGCTGGCCTCCCCGCAGGCCCAGGGACTGTTCCGGCGGGCGGTCCTGCAGAGCGGGCCGCCCGAGGCGGGCGACCGCGACAAGGTACGGCGGATGGTGCGCCGCATGGCCACCCGGCTGAAGGTCCCCGCCACCGCCGCGGCCTTCGCCGAGGTCGACCGTGACCTGCTGCTGCGCACCCAGGCCGAGGTGGGCCGGCTCAGCAGCCCGGTCCTCGGCGGACCGGCGTTCGGGATCGTGGTCGACGGCGACCTCGTGCCGCGCGACCCCCTGGAGGCGCTCACCGAGCCCGGCGCCGGCCTCGCGAAGGACGTCGACCTCATGCTGGGCTGGACCAGCGAGGAGTACCGCCTCTGGCTCGTCCCGGGAGGTCTGCTGGAGCGGGTCGACCGGCTCGGCCCGGTCGCCCTCGCCGGTGCCATGGCCCGCTGCCACTGCGGCTCCGAGGTGGTCCGCGGCTACCGCGCCCTGCACCCCGGAGCCGGTACCGCCGAGATCGTCGGCCAGATGGTCACCGACCACCTGCTCCGCATCCCCCTGCACCGCCTCGCCGAGGCCCGCCCCGGCTCGTCTTACCTCTACGAGTTCGCCTGGCCCTCGAACCTGCCGCAACTCGGCGCCTGCCACGCCCTCGAGCTGGGCTTCGTCTTCGACACCGGGAACACCCCCGAGTCGGCCAAGCTCGCGGGCGAGGGCGCCCCGACCGAGCTCGCCGACGCCATGCACGGGGCCTGGGTGCGCTTCGTCGCCGACGGCGACCCCGGCTGGCAGCCCTGGGACGCCACCCACCCCGTGCAGATCTTCGGCAAGGGCGACCCCCACCTCGCGTCCGGCCCTCGGGACGGCGATTTCGCGGTGTGGACGGCGGACCCGACCACCGAGCGGACGGCGCCCGTGTCGGAACCGGCTGAGGGCTGGCCCGCGCGGACCGCGGAGCTGCGGTCGGTCGTACGACGGCTGAGGCGCTCGGGCCTGGCCCGGCGTCACTGACGGCGACCGCGGTCGGCCCCTGGGACGGTGGCGTCCCTTCGGGGGCGCGGGGAAGTGTGCGGGCGGCCATGACGACGGCTGTAGCCGCTTCGCGGTGTGGACGGCGGACCCGACCACCGGGCGGACGGCGCCCGTGTCGGAACCGGCTGAGGGCTGGCCCGCGCGGACCGCGGAGCTGCGGTCGGTCGTGCGACGGCTGAGGCGCTCGGGCCTGGCCCGGCGTCACTGACGGCGACCGCGCTCGGCCCCCGGGACGGTGGCGTCCCTTCGGGGGCGCGGGGAAGTGTGCGGGCGGCCATGACGACGGCCGTAGCCGCTTCGTGGTGTGGACGGCGGACCCGACCACCGGGCGGACGGCGCCCGTGTCGGAACCGGCTGAGGGCTGGCCCGCGCGGACCGCGGAGCTGCGGTCGGTCGTACGACGGCTGAGGCGCTCGGGCCTGGCCCGGCGTCACTGACGGCGACCGCGGTCGGCCCCTGGGACGGAGGCGCGGGGGACTGTGCGAGCGAGCGGCCACGGCGACGGCCGCAGCCGCAGGACGACCGGATCCCCTCGGCGAGCGGGCGTACCGGCCCCCGCTACCGCACCGCCCCCGCGATACCGGAGATCGCCTCGGGCCCCACCCGGCAGCACCCCCCGATCAGCCGCGCTCCCGCCTGCCGCCACCCCGAGACCTCCTCCGGGGTGAACGTGGAGCTGCCCTCCCAGCGCCGCGCCCCCGCGTCCCAGGTCTCCCCGCTGTTGGGATAGACGACGACCGGCTTGCCGGTGACCCGCGCGGCGATCCCGATCGCGCTGTCCACGTCCCCGGGGACACAGCAGTTGACGCCGACCGCGACGACCTCGTCCGCGTCGGCGGCCAGGGCGAACGCCTCCTCCAGCGGCTGCCCCGCACGGGTGCGGCCGCCCGCGACGGAGTAGGAGAGCCAGGCCGGGACACCGAGACCGCGGACCGCCCGGAGCAGCGCCTCGGCCTCGTCGGCGTCCGGGATCGTCTCCAGCGCCAGGACGTCGGGCACGGCCGCCGCCAGCACCTCGAGCCGGGGCCGGTGGAACGCCTCCAGCTCGGCCACGCTCAGCCCGTAGCGGCCCCGGTACTCCGAGCCGTCCGCGAGCATCGCGCCGTACGGTCCGACCGAGGCGGCCACGTACAGCGGCCGCCGTACTCCGTTCGCCTTCGCCCGGCGGGTCGCCTCCCGCGCCAGCCCGACGCTCAGGGCGAGCAGCTCGGCCGCCCGCTCGCGCCCGATCCCGCGCTTGCCGAACCCCTCGAAGGTGGCCTGGTAGCTGGAGGTGATCGCCACGTCGGCGCCCGCCTCGTAGTACGCGAGATGCGCTTCGGTGATCGCCTCGGGCCGCTCCGCGAGCAGCCGCGCCGACCACAGCTCGTCGCTCAGGTCGTGTCCGGCGGACTCCAGCTGGTTGGACATTCCGCCGTCGAGCACGACCGGGCCGGCCGCGAGGGCTTCGGCGAAGGGGCGGGCGAGGGCGGCGGGGACTTCCGGGGTGTCGCGGGTCATGCCCCGACGCTAACCGAAGGCACGTCGGCCGGCCCCGCCTGTCCGGTCCGCGAACACCGGGACCGGTATGTGGGCACCCAGGCCCTCGGGGCCCGGTCGTTCAGTGTGTCGCGTGGCGGCCGGCTCGGCGCTGCCCGCCCCGTCCCCTGACCGTCGGCGCGTCCACCAGGCCGCCCGGCAGGCCCAGCACGAGGACGTACGGCCACCAGTCCAGCCCTCCGGCCACCTCACCCGTGGCGCGGGGCGCCGCGGAATCAACCGTCGGCAGAAAGCGCGTTCTCCCGATCGCGTCCGACCCGTTGACCTCCTGGTTCCCCAGCCGTACCTTTCGGCTGTTCGCAATCACAACAGATGTTCTCAATATCGAACATCGCTCTCAGGACACCCCCACCCGAGAGGCAGTCCGTATGAGCCGCGCCCCCGACGTCCCCCACCGGCGACTGCTGCTGAAAGGTGCCCTGGCCGCGGGCGCCCTGGCCGCGACCCCCACCGCCGCCGAAGCCGCCCCGCGCCCGAAGAAGGCCGCACCCTTCGTGAACCCGCTCGTCCGCAACCGCGCCGACCCTCACATCCACCGTCACACCGACGGCCACTACTACTTCACCGCCACCGCCCCCGAGTACGACCGCATCGTCCTGCGCCGCTCCCGCACCATCAACGGCCTCGCGACCGCGGACGAGTCCGTCGTCTGGACCAAGCATCCGACCGGTGTCATGGGCGCCCACATCTGGGCACCGGAGCTCCATCGCATCGGCGGCAAGTGGTACATCTACTTCGCCTCCGCGCCCGCCGAGAGCGTGTGGGACATCCGCATCTGGGTCCTGGAGAACGCCAACCCCAACCCCTTCAAGGGCACTTGGGTGGAGAGGGGCCAGATCCGGACTGCCTGGGAGACCTTCTCCCTGGACGCCACCACCTTCACCCACCGCGGCACCCGCTACCTCGCCTGGGCCCAGCACGAGCCCGGCCTGGACAACAACACCGGTCTCTTCCTGTCGAGGATGGCGAATCCCTGGACGCTGACGGGGCCTCAGATCAGGCTCTCCACACCGCAGTACGACTGGGAGTGCGTCGGCTACAAGGTCAACGAGGGGCCCTCGGTCATCGCCCGCAACGGCCGCCTGTTCATGTCCTACTCGGCCAGCGCCACCGACCGGCACTACTGCATGGGCCTGCTCACGGCCGACGCGGACGCCGACCTCATGAACCCGGCGAGCTGGTCCAAGTCACCCACCCCCGTGTTCACCAGCAACGACACCACCAGGCAGTACGGCCCCGGCCACAACTGCTTCACCGTCGCCGAGGACGGCCGCAGTGACGTCCTCGTCTACCACGCCCGCCCGTACAAGGAGATCGTCGGCGACCCGCTGAACGACCCCAACCGCCACACCCGCGTGCAGAAGCTCGGCTGGCACGCGGACGGCACGCCTGACTTCGGCGTACCGGTGGCGGACACCGCCATGGACACGGAGGTCGCGTCTTGAGACGTGTGTACGCGGTACTGATCGCCCTCTGCCTGGCCCTGGCCGGCGCCCTGGTGACCGCCGGACCGGCCCAGGCCGCCCCGCTGACCGTCCCGAACGGCGTCCGGTTCACGGACACTTCGGGAGGCGCCCTGCACGCCCACGGCGGCGGGGTCGTCAAGGTCGGCTCCTACTACTACTGGTTCG
This genomic window contains:
- a CDS encoding substrate-binding domain-containing protein, with product MVRTGSASVAAGPTLAVVAREAGVSVPTASKVVNGREDVAPETRRRVTEALDRLGYVRRPRFDAAKSSGLVDLVVHSLETSWSGAVLHGVEAAAHDAGLEVVVSAGLPRIRAGRPDRGWMDKLTARGSSGVLFNLAELSPPQYGWLDQHRIPYVLIDPLLEPPAGVVSVGAANWQGGVTATEHLLALGHERIAVVAGHQRRMCSSARVAGYRSALASAGIRQRPEYVRHAGPDESAARRRTLELLDLPEPPTAVFVCSDHMALGVYEAVAERGLRVPEDISVVGFDDLPEARWTTPALTTVRQPLSEMAATALRLLVRMMDGDRPESTRTELSTRLVERASTAPPRD
- a CDS encoding carboxylesterase family protein; translation: MTAVQADPVVGTPYGRVRGRYENQVAVFRGIPYAAPPFGPRRFRPPEPPERWDGVRDTVAFGPTAPKPPYSEAFAQYLSDPFVPGDDCLNLNVWTPEPGPGARLPVLVWLHGGALTRGSSAVPVYDGHAFARDGIVFVSVNYRLGVEGYGLFPDTPANPGLRDQLAALQWVHEAIGAFGGDPARVTLAGQSAGAISAGALLASPQAQGLFRRAVLQSGPPEAGDRDKVRRMVRRMATRLKVPATAAAFAEVDRDLLLRTQAEVGRLSSPVLGGPAFGIVVDGDLVPRDPLEALTEPGAGLAKDVDLMLGWTSEEYRLWLVPGGLLERVDRLGPVALAGAMARCHCGSEVVRGYRALHPGAGTAEIVGQMVTDHLLRIPLHRLAEARPGSSYLYEFAWPSNLPQLGACHALELGFVFDTGNTPESAKLAGEGAPTELADAMHGAWVRFVADGDPGWQPWDATHPVQIFGKGDPHLASGPRDGDFAVWTADPTTERTAPVSEPAEGWPARTAELRSVVRRLRRSGLARRH
- the mmuM gene encoding homocysteine S-methyltransferase, with amino-acid sequence MTRDTPEVPAALARPFAEALAAGPVVLDGGMSNQLESAGHDLSDELWSARLLAERPEAITEAHLAYYEAGADVAITSSYQATFEGFGKRGIGRERAAELLALSVGLAREATRRAKANGVRRPLYVAASVGPYGAMLADGSEYRGRYGLSVAELEAFHRPRLEVLAAAVPDVLALETIPDADEAEALLRAVRGLGVPAWLSYSVAGGRTRAGQPLEEAFALAADADEVVAVGVNCCVPGDVDSAIGIAARVTGKPVVVYPNSGETWDAGARRWEGSSTFTPEEVSGWRQAGARLIGGCCRVGPEAISGIAGAVR
- a CDS encoding glycoside hydrolase family 43 protein translates to MSRAPDVPHRRLLLKGALAAGALAATPTAAEAAPRPKKAAPFVNPLVRNRADPHIHRHTDGHYYFTATAPEYDRIVLRRSRTINGLATADESVVWTKHPTGVMGAHIWAPELHRIGGKWYIYFASAPAESVWDIRIWVLENANPNPFKGTWVERGQIRTAWETFSLDATTFTHRGTRYLAWAQHEPGLDNNTGLFLSRMANPWTLTGPQIRLSTPQYDWECVGYKVNEGPSVIARNGRLFMSYSASATDRHYCMGLLTADADADLMNPASWSKSPTPVFTSNDTTRQYGPGHNCFTVAEDGRSDVLVYHARPYKEIVGDPLNDPNRHTRVQKLGWHADGTPDFGVPVADTAMDTEVAS